One window of Chloroflexus aggregans DSM 9485 genomic DNA carries:
- a CDS encoding response regulator transcription factor, translated as MNILVVDDDIPSAKLTSYVLEEAGYRVLRAHDATSIMQMIEQHNPDLILLDIMMPKIDGFDVCRQIRRSSEVPIIFLSARSQLQDRVMGLQIGGDDYLVKPYEPSELLARVEAVLRRRNADVLNTSTRLSQGDITLDPVEHKVIFTDGRTVELTPLEFRLLYYLMKNAGRILNVSQILSKVWGYDYEGESNLVAVYIRRLRTKIEENPNNPRHVITVRNLGYKFEP; from the coding sequence ATGAATATTTTAGTTGTTGATGATGATATTCCAAGTGCCAAACTAACCTCTTACGTTCTCGAAGAGGCAGGCTACCGTGTCCTGCGCGCACATGATGCGACCAGCATTATGCAGATGATCGAGCAGCACAATCCTGACCTCATCCTGCTTGACATTATGATGCCCAAGATCGACGGCTTCGATGTCTGTCGGCAGATCCGGCGCAGCTCTGAAGTACCAATCATCTTCCTCTCAGCGCGTTCGCAATTGCAGGATCGCGTCATGGGTTTACAAATTGGGGGCGATGATTATCTGGTCAAACCTTACGAACCGTCGGAGTTGCTGGCGCGTGTAGAAGCGGTATTGCGGCGGCGGAATGCCGATGTGCTCAACACCTCAACCCGCCTCAGCCAAGGTGATATTACACTCGATCCCGTCGAGCATAAGGTTATCTTTACCGATGGACGCACGGTTGAACTGACTCCCCTCGAATTTCGCCTACTCTATTATCTGATGAAAAATGCGGGGCGGATTTTGAATGTCTCCCAAATTCTCAGTAAAGTCTGGGGCTACGACTACGAAGGTGAAAGCAACCTGGTGGCCGTGTATATTCGTCGTCTCCGCACCAAAATCGAGGAAAATCCCAACAATCCCCGCCATGTAATCACGGTTCGCAATCTTGGTTACAAGTTTGAGCCATAA